A genomic window from Micromonospora sp. WMMA1947 includes:
- a CDS encoding acyl-CoA dehydrogenase family protein gives MTTHDVVNQVPPMVGHDTADDPALRDGVDREGAGWALPGLRELGRLAGGEEAAEHGRLANEHPPVLRTHDRYGHRIDEVEFHPSWHELMRTAVGHGLHAAPWADDRPGAHVARAAGFYLWRPDAGHGCPISMTYAAVPALRHSPDLAARFEPLLTTREYDFGLRPPQTKRGLLAGMSMTEKQGGSDVRANTTTAHPEPDGSYRLVGHKWFTSAPMCDLFLTLAQAPGGLTCFLVPRVLPDGTRNPMRLMRLKDKLGNRSNASAEVEYEHAVAWRVGDEGRGVRTIIDMVNLTRLDCVIGAAAGMRHGVTTAVHHATHRRAFGAYLADQPLMRNVLADLAVESEAATVLMVRLAGATDRSARGDDGETAFKRLALAVGKYWVCKRWPGHAAEALECLGGNGYVEESGMPRLFRESPLNSIWEGSGNVAALDVLRALTREPQVLAAYEAEVAAAAGADARLDTAVRRVRDELADHTDLELRARRVVERLALVLQGALLVRHGHPAVADAFCASRLDGDHGQAYGTLPGGLDLAAIIDRATPKIG, from the coding sequence GTGACCACACACGATGTCGTCAACCAGGTTCCCCCGATGGTCGGCCACGACACCGCCGACGATCCGGCGCTGCGCGACGGCGTGGACCGCGAGGGCGCCGGCTGGGCGCTGCCCGGGCTGCGCGAGCTGGGCCGGCTCGCCGGCGGCGAGGAGGCGGCCGAACACGGGCGGCTCGCCAACGAGCACCCGCCGGTGCTGCGCACCCACGACCGGTACGGCCACCGGATCGACGAGGTGGAGTTCCATCCGTCCTGGCACGAGCTGATGCGTACCGCTGTCGGGCACGGCCTGCACGCCGCGCCGTGGGCCGACGACCGGCCCGGCGCGCACGTCGCCCGCGCGGCCGGCTTCTACCTGTGGCGGCCCGACGCCGGGCACGGCTGCCCGATCTCGATGACCTACGCGGCGGTGCCCGCGCTGCGGCACAGCCCGGACCTGGCCGCCCGCTTCGAGCCGCTGCTCACCACCCGCGAGTACGACTTCGGTCTGCGCCCGCCGCAGACCAAGCGCGGCCTGCTCGCCGGCATGTCGATGACCGAGAAGCAGGGCGGCTCGGACGTACGCGCCAACACCACCACCGCCCACCCCGAGCCGGACGGCAGCTACCGGCTCGTCGGGCACAAGTGGTTCACCTCCGCGCCCATGTGCGACCTGTTCCTCACGCTCGCCCAGGCGCCCGGCGGCCTCACCTGCTTCCTGGTCCCCCGCGTGCTGCCCGACGGCACCCGCAACCCGATGCGGCTCATGCGGCTCAAGGACAAGCTCGGCAACCGTTCCAACGCCTCCGCCGAGGTCGAGTACGAGCACGCGGTGGCGTGGCGCGTCGGCGACGAGGGCCGGGGCGTGCGCACCATCATCGACATGGTCAACCTGACCCGGCTCGACTGCGTGATCGGCGCGGCGGCCGGGATGCGCCACGGCGTGACCACCGCCGTGCACCACGCCACGCACCGGCGGGCGTTCGGCGCCTACCTGGCCGACCAGCCGTTGATGCGCAACGTGCTGGCCGACCTGGCGGTCGAGTCCGAAGCGGCCACCGTCCTGATGGTCCGGCTGGCGGGCGCGACCGACCGGTCGGCGCGCGGCGACGACGGCGAGACCGCGTTCAAGCGCCTCGCGCTCGCCGTCGGCAAGTACTGGGTGTGCAAGCGCTGGCCGGGACACGCCGCCGAGGCGCTGGAGTGCCTGGGCGGCAACGGCTACGTGGAGGAGTCCGGCATGCCGCGGCTGTTCCGCGAGTCGCCGCTGAACTCGATCTGGGAGGGCTCCGGCAACGTCGCCGCGCTGGACGTGCTGCGCGCGCTCACCCGGGAACCGCAGGTGCTCGCCGCGTACGAGGCGGAGGTGGCCGCCGCGGCCGGGGCGGACGCCCGGCTGGACACCGCGGTGCGCCGGGTGCGCGACGAACTGGCCGACCACACCGACCTGGAGCTGCGTGCCCGGCGGGTGGTCGAGCGGCTGGCGCTGGTGCTGCAGGGCGCGCTGCTGGTGCGCCACGGCCACCCGGCGGTCGCGGACGCGTTCTGCGCGTCCCGGCTGGACGGCGACCACGGGCAGGCGTACGGGACGCTGCCGGGCGGGCTGGACCTGGCCGCGATCATCGACCGCGCCACCCCCAAGATCGGCTGA
- a CDS encoding ABC transporter ATP-binding protein yields the protein MSADTPDLVAELDDLKVHFPTPAGTVRAVDGVSLAVRRGETLGLVGESGSGKSTAGLALLRLVDPTGGRVRVAGADVTRWSRRRLRATRRHVAMVFQDPQASLDPRRTVGDSIAEPLVVHRLATSAAARRARVAELLDLVGLRADTAGRYPHELSGGQRQRVGVARALAGEPDLIVLDEPIASLDLSVQAQIMNLLRHLQRDLGLTYLFIAHDLAAVEHMSDRIAVMYLGRIVETGPPERIYRRPAHPYTAALLSAVPVADPRVERERRRIVLTGDIPSPVDPPSGCRFRTRCPQARPACAETDPALAEVGPGHEAACLFPLDAERDGGAGAGGATERADVAGTP from the coding sequence ATGAGCGCCGACACCCCGGACCTGGTCGCCGAGCTGGACGACCTGAAGGTGCACTTCCCGACGCCGGCCGGAACGGTCCGCGCGGTCGACGGCGTCAGCCTCGCCGTACGCCGGGGCGAGACGCTGGGGCTCGTCGGCGAGTCGGGCAGCGGCAAGTCCACCGCGGGTCTGGCGCTGCTGCGGCTCGTCGACCCGACCGGCGGCCGGGTCCGGGTCGCGGGCGCGGACGTGACCCGCTGGTCGCGCCGCCGCCTGCGCGCGACGCGCCGCCACGTGGCGATGGTCTTCCAGGATCCGCAGGCGTCCCTCGACCCCCGCCGTACGGTCGGCGACAGCATCGCCGAACCGCTCGTCGTGCACCGGCTCGCCACGTCCGCCGCCGCCCGGCGGGCCCGGGTCGCCGAGCTGCTGGACCTGGTCGGCCTGCGCGCCGACACCGCCGGCCGGTATCCGCACGAGCTGTCCGGCGGCCAGCGCCAGCGGGTCGGCGTGGCCCGGGCGCTGGCCGGCGAGCCGGACCTGATCGTCCTGGACGAGCCGATCGCCTCGCTCGACCTGAGCGTCCAGGCGCAGATCATGAACCTGCTCCGGCACCTGCAACGCGACCTCGGGCTCACCTACCTGTTCATCGCGCACGACCTGGCCGCCGTCGAGCACATGAGCGACCGGATCGCGGTGATGTACCTGGGCCGCATCGTCGAGACCGGCCCACCGGAGCGGATCTACCGGCGCCCGGCGCACCCCTACACGGCAGCGCTGCTGTCCGCGGTGCCGGTGGCCGACCCCCGCGTCGAGCGGGAGCGCCGCCGGATCGTGCTGACCGGCGACATCCCCAGCCCGGTGGACCCGCCGAGCGGTTGCCGCTTCCGTACCCGATGCCCCCAGGCCCGCCCCGCGTGCGCCGAGACCGACCCGGCGCTGGCCGAGGTCGGTCCGGGCCACGAGGCCGCGTGCCTGTTCCCGCTCGACGCCGAGCGCGACGGCGGTGCGGGCGCGGGCGGCGCGACGGAACGCGCCGACGTCGCCGGCACGCCGTAG
- a CDS encoding ABC transporter substrate-binding protein, with product MSRNKLGVFGAALTLTIGVLSGCTGGEAVDVGGGGNAGGSGGVLNAAIGGEPDQLDPHKTSAYYSFQVLENVYDTLVEPDADLKMVPSLATKWTTSDDQLTWTFTLREGVTFSDGSPLTSEDVVYSFERIIKEKLNNAYKFATVKSVTGPDPTTVVVTLSAPTPNLLANLGGFKGVAIVEKSNVESGKVKTAPVGSGPFTVAGYTSGDSIKLVRNDAYWGEKPKLDGVTFTFVKDPTVALQNLRSGQVQWTDNLPPQQVKSLQDGDDPVVRSAASTDYWYVALNEARKPFDNPEVRRAIGYALDREAITKAAKFGLATVNQTAIPKDSAFYYDYAPYSHDPGKAKQMLGQAGVGNLTMDLMVTSEYPETVTAAQVIAAQLKDVGITVKIRTLDFAQWLDEQAKGNFDGFMLGWLGNIDPDEFYYAQHHSGGTFNFHKYKNPAVDKLLDDARTQTDQGARKQAYEQAAKQIVDDASYLYLYNPDVVQGWSKKVSGYEVRTDRAIRFRSVALAK from the coding sequence GTGTCCAGGAACAAGCTCGGCGTGTTCGGCGCCGCACTCACCCTCACCATCGGTGTCCTGTCCGGATGCACCGGCGGCGAGGCGGTCGACGTCGGCGGCGGGGGGAACGCCGGCGGCTCCGGCGGAGTCCTCAACGCCGCGATCGGCGGCGAACCCGACCAGCTCGACCCGCACAAGACCTCCGCCTACTACAGCTTCCAGGTGCTGGAGAACGTCTACGACACACTCGTCGAGCCGGACGCCGACCTGAAGATGGTGCCCTCGCTGGCGACGAAGTGGACCACCAGCGACGACCAGCTCACCTGGACGTTCACGCTGCGCGAGGGCGTCACGTTCTCCGACGGGTCGCCGCTGACCTCCGAGGACGTCGTCTACTCGTTCGAGCGGATCATCAAGGAGAAGCTGAACAACGCGTACAAGTTCGCCACCGTCAAGTCGGTCACCGGGCCGGATCCGACGACGGTGGTGGTGACGCTGAGCGCGCCCACCCCGAACCTGCTCGCGAACCTCGGCGGGTTCAAGGGCGTGGCGATCGTGGAGAAGTCCAACGTGGAGTCCGGCAAGGTGAAGACCGCGCCGGTCGGCAGCGGCCCGTTCACGGTGGCCGGCTACACCTCCGGCGACAGCATCAAGCTGGTGCGCAACGACGCCTACTGGGGTGAGAAGCCGAAGCTCGACGGCGTCACGTTCACCTTCGTCAAGGACCCGACGGTGGCGCTGCAGAACCTGCGCAGCGGCCAGGTCCAGTGGACCGACAACCTGCCGCCCCAGCAGGTGAAGTCGTTGCAGGACGGCGACGACCCGGTGGTGAGGTCGGCGGCGTCCACCGACTACTGGTACGTGGCGCTCAACGAGGCCCGCAAGCCGTTCGACAACCCCGAGGTGCGGCGCGCGATCGGGTACGCGCTGGACCGCGAGGCGATCACCAAGGCGGCCAAGTTCGGCCTGGCCACCGTCAACCAGACCGCCATCCCGAAGGACAGCGCGTTCTACTACGACTACGCGCCCTACAGCCACGACCCGGGCAAGGCGAAGCAGATGCTCGGCCAGGCCGGCGTGGGCAACCTGACCATGGACCTGATGGTCACCAGCGAGTACCCGGAGACGGTCACCGCCGCGCAGGTCATCGCCGCGCAGCTCAAAGACGTCGGCATCACCGTGAAGATCCGTACGCTGGACTTCGCCCAGTGGCTCGACGAGCAGGCCAAGGGCAACTTCGACGGGTTCATGCTCGGCTGGCTCGGCAACATCGACCCGGACGAGTTCTACTACGCCCAGCACCACAGCGGCGGCACCTTCAACTTCCACAAGTACAAGAACCCGGCGGTCGACAAGCTGCTGGACGACGCGCGCACCCAGACCGACCAGGGCGCCCGCAAGCAGGCGTACGAGCAGGCGGCGAAGCAGATCGTCGACGACGCCAGCTACCTCTACCTCTACAACCCCGACGTCGTGCAGGGCTGGTCGAAGAAGGTCTCCGGCTACGAGGTGCGCACCGACCGGGCGATCCGGTTCCGGTCGGTCGCCCTGGCGAAGTGA
- a CDS encoding MOSC N-terminal beta barrel domain-containing protein, which translates to MRLASIHLYPVKSLGGVDVDRADVQPWGLRHDRRWVVLRPDGGKVGSTALPALLGLTAAPGPGSITLTARDGSTLAVAEPVDGPAVPTDVSRLDTVRLAADEAHDWLSARLGRPVRLAWLDDPRRRPMSPEHGGRPGDPLNLSDAGPLLVATAPSLRRLRDWIVEGALERGEPAPEPLAMARFRPTVVLDGPFAPFAEDGWTRVRIGTVDFRFSERCDRCSVTLIDPETLTSGKEPIRTLSRHRRHDGKTWFGVRLVPLSTGEIRVGDPVAVS; encoded by the coding sequence ATGCGGCTCGCCTCGATCCACCTGTACCCGGTCAAGTCCCTCGGCGGCGTCGACGTCGACCGGGCCGACGTGCAGCCGTGGGGGTTGCGTCACGACCGCCGCTGGGTGGTGCTGCGCCCCGACGGCGGCAAAGTGGGCTCGACCGCCCTGCCGGCGCTGCTCGGCCTGACCGCCGCGCCCGGCCCCGGGTCGATCACGCTCACCGCCCGCGACGGCTCGACGCTGGCAGTCGCCGAACCGGTCGACGGGCCGGCCGTCCCGACCGACGTGTCGCGGCTGGACACGGTCCGGCTCGCCGCCGACGAGGCCCACGACTGGCTCTCCGCCCGGCTGGGCCGGCCCGTACGGCTGGCCTGGCTGGACGATCCGCGCCGCCGGCCGATGTCGCCCGAACACGGCGGCCGGCCCGGTGATCCGCTGAACCTCTCCGACGCCGGGCCGCTGCTTGTCGCCACGGCGCCGTCGCTGCGGCGGCTGCGGGACTGGATCGTCGAGGGCGCGCTGGAACGCGGCGAGCCCGCGCCGGAGCCGCTGGCGATGGCCCGGTTCCGGCCGACGGTGGTGCTGGACGGGCCGTTCGCACCGTTCGCCGAGGACGGCTGGACGCGGGTGCGCATCGGCACCGTCGACTTCCGGTTCTCCGAACGCTGCGACCGCTGCTCGGTGACGCTCATCGACCCGGAGACGCTCACCAGCGGGAAGGAACCGATCCGCACGCTGTCCCGGCACCGGCGCCACGACGGGAAGACGTGGTTCGGCGTCCGCCTCGTGCCGCTGAGCACCGGCGAGATCCGCGTCGGCGACCCGGTCGCCGTCTCCTGA
- a CDS encoding GNAT family N-acetyltransferase, with product MTHPAYPVRTSRLLLRPVTLDDLDDVHAWQRRPDVVRWMAGAAPRTRAESLASVTAMAGEDALRAEGDCLTLAVVRDGRVIGAVELVWRSATDRTAELGYVFHPDHGGRGLATEAAGALLDWGFGEFGLHRVVARCHADNEPSARLMARLGMRREARHVRSYRFRDGWADQLVHAILADEWRRG from the coding sequence ATGACCCACCCGGCGTACCCGGTGCGCACGTCCCGGCTGCTGCTGCGCCCGGTCACCCTCGACGACCTCGACGACGTGCACGCCTGGCAGCGCCGCCCGGACGTGGTCCGCTGGATGGCGGGCGCCGCGCCGCGTACCCGGGCGGAGTCCCTGGCGTCGGTGACCGCGATGGCCGGCGAGGACGCGCTGCGCGCGGAGGGCGACTGCCTGACGCTCGCCGTGGTGCGCGACGGGCGGGTGATCGGTGCGGTCGAGCTGGTCTGGCGCAGCGCGACGGACCGCACCGCCGAGCTGGGGTACGTCTTCCACCCCGACCACGGCGGCCGCGGGCTGGCCACGGAGGCGGCCGGGGCGCTGCTGGACTGGGGTTTCGGGGAGTTCGGGCTGCACCGGGTGGTGGCCCGCTGCCACGCGGACAACGAGCCGTCGGCGCGCCTGATGGCCCGGCTCGGGATGCGGCGGGAGGCGCGGCACGTGCGCAGCTACCGGTTCCGGGACGGCTGGGCCGACCAGCTCGTCCACGCGATCCTGGCCGACGAGTGGCGCCGCGGCTGA
- a CDS encoding ABC transporter permease, which translates to MSATTESTARRVLDALRRDPLAVGGTLVLVLLVVVGVAGPWLAPAGVNDVDVDQMLRPPSGAHPFGTDELGRDVLSRVLVAARVSLQVGAVSVGIALVAGVTLGLFAGYYRGWLDSVLMRCMDVLFAFPVLLLAVAIVAVLGPGLLTAMVAIGVVYTPIFARITRAGVLSVREQVFVRAAVSIGASDLRIMRRHVLPNIAAPLIVQTSLSLAFAILSEAALSFLGLGIQPPAPAWGRMLFDGRGFVTDAWWLGVFPGAAIFLTVLAFNLVGDALRDVLDPRQLTLGEARRSTP; encoded by the coding sequence GTGAGCGCCACGACCGAGAGCACCGCACGCCGCGTCCTGGACGCGCTGCGCCGCGACCCGCTCGCCGTCGGCGGCACGCTCGTGCTCGTGCTGCTGGTCGTGGTCGGGGTGGCCGGCCCGTGGCTGGCCCCGGCCGGCGTCAACGACGTCGACGTGGACCAGATGCTGCGCCCGCCCAGCGGCGCACACCCGTTCGGCACCGACGAGCTGGGCCGCGACGTGCTCAGCCGGGTGCTCGTCGCCGCCCGCGTGTCGCTTCAGGTCGGGGCGGTCAGCGTCGGCATCGCACTGGTCGCGGGCGTGACGCTCGGGCTGTTCGCCGGCTACTACCGGGGCTGGCTGGACAGCGTGCTCATGCGCTGCATGGACGTGTTGTTCGCGTTCCCGGTGCTGCTGCTGGCGGTCGCCATCGTGGCGGTGCTCGGCCCCGGCCTGCTCACCGCCATGGTCGCCATCGGCGTGGTCTACACACCCATCTTCGCCCGGATCACCCGCGCCGGCGTGCTCTCCGTACGCGAGCAGGTGTTCGTCCGGGCCGCCGTCTCCATCGGCGCGTCCGACCTGCGCATCATGCGCCGGCACGTGCTGCCGAACATCGCCGCCCCGCTGATCGTGCAGACGTCGCTGTCGCTGGCGTTCGCGATCCTCTCCGAGGCCGCCCTGTCCTTCCTCGGCCTCGGCATCCAGCCGCCCGCGCCGGCCTGGGGCCGGATGCTGTTCGACGGGCGCGGCTTCGTCACCGACGCGTGGTGGCTGGGCGTGTTCCCGGGCGCGGCGATCTTCCTCACCGTGCTGGCGTTCAACCTGGTCGGCGACGCGTTGCGTGACGTGCTCGACCCGCGCCAGCTCACCCTGGGCGAGGCCCGCAGGAGCACCCCATGA
- a CDS encoding ABC transporter ATP-binding protein: MPSRRQRPSTDSTVLSVDDLTVTVGTRRGPVRAVAGVSWQVRPGETFALVGESGSGKSMTLLAATGLAPRAATVTGRVRLLDTELTALPDDRRRKVRGRHVGFVFQDPMTSLNPVLPVGRQVTEAAEEHLGLTRRAARDRAVELLELVGIPSAARRVDAYPHQFSGGMRQRVAIAMALACEPDLLIADEPTTALDVTTQAQIIELVADLQARLGTAVVWVTHDLGVVAGIADTVAVMYGGRIVEQGPVDAVFDTPTHPYTRALLAARPDPSRRGEDLVAIPGSPPSPLDLPPGCAFWPRCPVRADPRCEHELPPLTPVGDGHTVRTFYRGEAG, encoded by the coding sequence ATGCCGAGCCGGCGTCAGCGGCCGAGCACCGACTCGACGGTGCTGTCCGTGGACGACCTCACCGTGACCGTCGGCACCCGCCGTGGCCCGGTCCGTGCCGTCGCCGGGGTGTCCTGGCAGGTGCGGCCGGGGGAGACGTTCGCGCTGGTCGGCGAGTCCGGCAGCGGCAAGAGCATGACCCTGCTCGCCGCCACCGGCCTGGCCCCGCGCGCCGCCACGGTCACCGGCCGGGTGCGGCTGCTCGACACGGAGCTGACCGCGTTGCCCGACGACCGCCGCCGCAAGGTTCGCGGCCGGCACGTCGGCTTCGTCTTCCAGGATCCGATGACCTCGCTCAACCCGGTGCTGCCGGTGGGGCGGCAGGTCACCGAGGCGGCCGAGGAACACCTCGGCCTGACCCGCCGCGCCGCCCGCGACCGGGCGGTGGAGCTGCTGGAACTGGTCGGCATCCCGTCGGCCGCGCGGCGCGTCGACGCGTACCCGCACCAGTTCTCCGGCGGCATGCGCCAGCGTGTCGCCATCGCCATGGCGCTCGCCTGCGAGCCGGACCTGCTGATCGCCGACGAGCCGACCACCGCGCTCGACGTCACCACCCAGGCGCAGATCATCGAACTGGTCGCCGACCTGCAGGCACGGCTGGGCACCGCCGTCGTCTGGGTCACCCACGACCTGGGCGTCGTCGCGGGCATCGCCGACACCGTGGCGGTCATGTACGGGGGACGGATCGTCGAGCAGGGCCCCGTCGACGCGGTGTTCGACACGCCCACCCATCCGTACACCCGGGCGTTGCTGGCGGCCCGGCCGGACCCGTCGCGGCGCGGCGAGGACCTGGTCGCCATCCCCGGCTCGCCGCCGAGCCCGCTGGACCTGCCGCCCGGCTGCGCGTTCTGGCCGCGCTGCCCGGTCCGCGCCGATCCCCGCTGCGAGCACGAGCTGCCCCCGCTGACGCCGGTCGGCGACGGGCACACGGTCCGTACCTTCTACCGTGGAGAGGCCGGATGA
- a CDS encoding winged helix DNA-binding domain-containing protein has product MTVLDRRALNRATLARQLLLDRADLPVTDAVTHLCGLQAQEPQEPYVGLWSRLRAFDPAVLSDLLVRRRLVRTHLMRRTVHLLAAGDVLAWRSRHDAMLRQRVLGVYRGEFDGVDLDELAAAAREVLADGEPRTTAEIVAALAARWPATDRRALGEIVLALVPAVQAPPRGLWRTTAGVRTVALARWLGHDTDPAAPDGDDRAGRALVRRYLAAFGPAASADLRAWCGLAGLPAAVAAVRDELVAFRDARGRTLLDLPDAPRPDPDTPAPVRFLPAFDNAVLGYHDRSRIIDDAYRNLSVAGARFVLVDGRVAATWTVDAGVVVVTPLRAVTRAERAAVTAEGSALASFLSEGDNQGVRAAAR; this is encoded by the coding sequence GTGACAGTTCTCGACCGGCGTGCGCTGAACCGGGCCACGCTCGCCCGGCAACTGCTGCTCGACCGCGCCGACCTGCCGGTGACCGACGCGGTGACGCACCTGTGCGGGTTGCAGGCCCAGGAGCCGCAGGAGCCGTACGTCGGGCTGTGGTCGCGGCTGCGGGCCTTCGACCCGGCGGTCCTGTCGGACCTGCTGGTGCGCCGCCGCCTGGTGCGTACCCATCTGATGCGCCGCACCGTGCACCTGCTCGCGGCCGGCGACGTGCTGGCCTGGCGGTCCCGGCACGACGCGATGCTGCGGCAGCGGGTGCTCGGCGTCTACCGCGGCGAGTTCGACGGGGTCGACCTCGACGAACTCGCCGCGGCGGCCCGGGAGGTCCTGGCCGACGGCGAGCCCCGCACCACCGCCGAGATCGTGGCGGCGCTCGCCGCGCGCTGGCCGGCGACCGACCGGCGGGCGCTCGGCGAGATCGTGCTCGCGCTGGTCCCGGCCGTGCAGGCGCCGCCGCGCGGACTGTGGCGGACCACGGCCGGCGTCCGTACCGTCGCTCTGGCCCGGTGGCTGGGCCACGACACCGACCCGGCCGCGCCGGACGGCGACGACAGGGCCGGGCGGGCGCTGGTGCGGCGCTACCTGGCCGCGTTCGGGCCGGCCGCGTCGGCGGACCTGCGCGCCTGGTGCGGCCTCGCCGGGCTGCCCGCGGCGGTGGCGGCGGTCCGCGACGAGCTGGTGGCCTTCCGGGACGCGCGGGGCCGGACCCTGCTGGACCTGCCGGACGCGCCCCGGCCCGACCCGGACACCCCCGCGCCGGTACGGTTCCTGCCCGCCTTCGACAACGCCGTGCTCGGCTACCACGACCGCAGCCGGATCATCGACGACGCCTACCGCAACCTGTCCGTGGCGGGGGCCCGGTTCGTGCTCGTCGACGGCCGGGTCGCCGCCACCTGGACGGTCGACGCGGGCGTCGTGGTGGTCACGCCGCTGCGTGCGGTCACCCGCGCCGAGCGCGCGGCCGTCACCGCCGAGGGCAGCGCCCTGGCGTCGTTCCTGTCCGAGGGCGACAACCAGGGGGTACGCGCCGCCGCGCGCTGA
- a CDS encoding MalY/PatB family protein has translation MVVSADDGNPLTRLTLDQLRQRTSVKWRLYPPDVLPLWVAEQDVPLAPPVAEALRRAVELGDTGYSYGTAYAEAVGGFAAQRWGWADFPVGRATLVPDVMMGTVEVLRLVTGPGDAVVVTPPVYPPFYAFVANAGRQVLEAPLGTDLRLDPAALEEAFRRARAIGDRPAFLLCNPHNPTGVVHRPDELATVAELAARHGVRVVSDEIHSPLALPGARFTPYLTVPGAENAFALLSASKAWNLAGLKAALAVAGPDAADDLARMPEEVSHGPSHLGVLAHTAAFRAGGPWLDRLLDGLDANRALLGSLLAEHLPAVSWRPPEGTYLAWLDCRDLGVPTEAGDGPGVASDLAGPARMFLDRARVALSSGHVFGSGGAGFVRLNFATSPAVLTEAVTRMGRATRA, from the coding sequence ATGGTCGTTTCCGCCGACGACGGCAACCCGCTCACCCGGCTCACGCTCGACCAGCTCCGGCAGCGCACCAGCGTGAAGTGGCGGCTGTACCCGCCGGACGTGCTGCCGCTGTGGGTCGCCGAGCAGGACGTGCCGCTGGCGCCGCCGGTGGCCGAGGCGCTGCGCCGGGCGGTCGAGCTGGGCGACACCGGCTACTCGTACGGCACCGCGTACGCCGAGGCGGTCGGCGGGTTCGCCGCGCAGCGGTGGGGCTGGGCCGACTTCCCGGTCGGCCGGGCCACGCTGGTGCCGGACGTGATGATGGGTACGGTCGAGGTGCTGCGCCTGGTCACCGGCCCGGGTGACGCGGTGGTGGTCACTCCCCCGGTCTACCCGCCGTTCTACGCGTTCGTCGCCAACGCCGGACGGCAGGTGCTCGAGGCGCCGCTCGGGACGGACCTGCGGCTCGACCCGGCCGCGCTGGAGGAGGCGTTCCGGCGCGCCCGCGCGATCGGCGACCGGCCGGCGTTCCTGCTCTGCAACCCGCACAACCCGACCGGTGTGGTGCACCGCCCCGACGAGCTGGCCACCGTAGCCGAGCTGGCCGCCCGGCACGGCGTCCGGGTGGTGTCCGACGAGATCCACTCGCCGCTGGCGCTGCCCGGAGCGCGGTTCACCCCGTACCTGACGGTGCCGGGTGCGGAGAACGCGTTCGCGCTGCTGTCGGCGTCGAAGGCGTGGAACCTGGCCGGGCTCAAGGCGGCGCTGGCGGTCGCCGGGCCGGACGCGGCGGACGACCTGGCCCGGATGCCGGAGGAGGTCAGCCACGGCCCCAGCCACCTCGGGGTGCTCGCGCACACGGCCGCGTTCCGGGCCGGCGGGCCGTGGCTGGACCGGCTGCTCGACGGCCTGGACGCGAACCGGGCGCTGCTCGGGTCGCTGCTGGCCGAGCACCTGCCGGCGGTGTCGTGGCGGCCGCCGGAGGGCACGTACCTGGCCTGGCTGGACTGCCGCGACCTGGGCGTGCCCACCGAGGCGGGCGACGGACCGGGGGTGGCGAGCGATCTGGCCGGGCCGGCGCGGATGTTCCTCGACCGGGCCCGGGTGGCGCTCAGCTCCGGGCACGTCTTCGGCTCCGGCGGCGCTGGCTTCGTGCGGCTCAACTTCGCCACCTCCCCCGCCGTGCTCACCGAGGCGGTCACCCGGATGGGCCGCGCGACGCGCGCCTGA
- a CDS encoding ABC transporter permease, producing MARFVLRRVLQSAVVLLGVTLVVFLLLQLVPGDPVRVALGTRFDPQTYDALRERAGLDQPLPVQYASYLGHALTGDLGVSFRTGQPVSAIVLERLPATLSLAVTAVVFALLVAFPLGIVAAVRSGSAIDHAARVFSQFGVSVPDFWMGIMGILLFAGVLGWLPPSGYVALTDDPGRWATHVALPAVTVGLVTASILTRFIRSSVLEVLSADYVRTAEAKGLRNRVVILRHVLRNALIPVVTVVAVQLASLLGGVIVIEVLFAWPGIGRLTFDAVQARDYPVLQGAVLLVAALFLLVNLLVDILYARLDPRITVK from the coding sequence ATGGCCCGCTTCGTCCTGCGGCGGGTACTCCAGTCGGCGGTCGTCCTGCTCGGCGTGACACTCGTGGTGTTCCTGCTGCTGCAACTGGTGCCGGGCGACCCGGTCCGGGTGGCGCTCGGCACCCGGTTCGACCCGCAGACGTACGACGCGCTGCGCGAACGCGCCGGCCTCGACCAGCCGCTGCCGGTGCAGTACGCCAGCTACCTGGGGCACGCGCTCACCGGTGACCTGGGGGTCAGCTTCCGCACCGGTCAGCCGGTGAGCGCGATCGTGCTGGAACGGCTGCCCGCCACGCTGTCGCTCGCGGTCACCGCCGTGGTGTTCGCGCTGCTGGTGGCGTTCCCGCTGGGCATCGTCGCGGCGGTCCGCAGCGGCTCCGCCATCGACCACGCCGCCCGCGTGTTCAGCCAGTTCGGCGTCTCGGTGCCGGACTTCTGGATGGGCATCATGGGCATCCTGCTGTTCGCCGGGGTGCTCGGCTGGCTGCCGCCCTCGGGCTACGTGGCGCTGACCGACGACCCCGGCCGGTGGGCCACCCACGTGGCGCTGCCGGCGGTCACCGTCGGCCTGGTCACCGCGTCGATCCTCACCCGGTTCATCCGCTCCTCGGTGCTGGAGGTGCTCTCCGCCGACTACGTGCGGACCGCCGAGGCGAAGGGGCTGCGCAACCGGGTGGTGATCCTGCGGCACGTGCTGCGCAACGCGCTCATCCCGGTCGTCACGGTGGTCGCGGTGCAGCTCGCGAGCCTGCTCGGCGGCGTCATCGTCATCGAGGTGCTGTTCGCCTGGCCCGGCATCGGCCGGCTCACCTTCGACGCCGTCCAGGCCCGCGACTATCCCGTCCTGCAGGGCGCGGTGCTGCTGGTGGCCGCCCTGTTCCTGCTGGTCAACCTGCTGGTGGACATCCTCTACGCCCGCCTCGACCCGAGGATCACGGTCAAGTGA